Proteins co-encoded in one Campylobacter jejuni genomic window:
- a CDS encoding DNA-methyltransferase — protein sequence MQKDIIFQGNCLEILKTIPDKSIDLIFADPPYFMQTQGEVFSGVNDDWDKFESLKAYDDFCKIWLSECRRILKDDASIWVIGSFQNIFRLGYIMQDLGFWILNDIIWNKPNPVPNFKGTRFCNSHETLIWCSKHKNSKYTFNYKTMKFLNNNKKEKSVWNIGICIGNERLKGIDGKKIHSTQKPEILLEKIILSSTKKGDLILDPFFGTGTTGAIAKKLGRYYIGIEQEKFYVKIAESRIRQINIIDNEITRNELETKPPKVSLEELLNAGFLSENEKFYDKNKNYICYLVNGNKVSDENEILSIHKMAAKYLNKENHNGWSYFYIFKNENFISIDSLRYEYKNFINLEGVI from the coding sequence ATGCAAAAAGATATTATTTTTCAAGGTAATTGTTTAGAAATTTTAAAAACCATTCCGGATAAAAGCATTGATTTGATTTTTGCAGATCCACCTTATTTTATGCAAACACAAGGTGAAGTTTTTAGCGGTGTAAATGATGATTGGGATAAATTTGAATCTTTAAAAGCCTATGATGATTTTTGTAAAATTTGGCTTAGCGAATGTAGACGAATTTTAAAAGACGATGCAAGTATTTGGGTTATAGGATCTTTTCAAAATATTTTTAGACTAGGATATATAATGCAAGATTTGGGCTTTTGGATTCTAAATGATATTATTTGGAACAAACCAAATCCTGTTCCAAATTTTAAAGGGACAAGATTTTGCAATTCCCATGAAACTCTTATTTGGTGTTCTAAACATAAAAATTCAAAATATACTTTTAATTATAAAACTATGAAATTTTTAAATAATAACAAAAAAGAAAAGTCAGTTTGGAATATAGGAATCTGCATAGGGAATGAAAGATTAAAAGGAATAGATGGTAAAAAAATTCACTCTACTCAAAAACCTGAAATTTTGCTTGAAAAAATAATCTTATCAAGTACAAAAAAAGGGGATTTAATTTTAGATCCTTTTTTTGGCACAGGAACTACAGGAGCTATTGCTAAAAAATTGGGGAGATATTATATAGGTATAGAGCAAGAGAAATTCTATGTTAAAATAGCAGAATCTCGAATTAGACAAATAAATATAATTGACAATGAAATTACCAGAAACGAACTCGAAACAAAACCCCCAAAAGTAAGCTTAGAAGAGCTTTTGAATGCTGGATTTTTAAGTGAAAATGAAAAATTCTATGATAAAAATAAAAATTATATTTGTTATTTAGTTAATGGTAATAAAGTAAGCGATGAGAACGAAATTTTAAGCATACATAAAATGGCAGCAAAATATTTAAACAAAGAAAATCATAATGGCTGGAGTTATTTTTATATTTTTAAGAATGAAAATTTTATAAGTATCGATTCTTTAAGATATGAGTATAAAAATTTTATAAATCTTGAAGGAGTGATATGA
- a CDS encoding sulfate adenylyltransferase, producing MKSARKNKNIIIDQNEFGILSLIKEGLLGTCTHLMNEKEVNEIIKSGKFKGESFPYPLSFAPKNAEEALNDIKSGDRIDLILDEKVVGHIDFKSQFKNNKNFSDIFSPNTCSLEDMGTTCISGKIEIYNSQIKKIKENFQQIKNNLNAQKITAIVSSFDPLHRAHERMFRWTIDKADLVVIFLVESFDANGFEFELKEAYLKKFIQNYLPPDRIFIFPLKNINIFHAHLNPGLESIIAKSLGCTKLVVGQNHTGLGMFYDDNQPKTILDDFSKDYGIEVIVLPEFVFCDQCRMIVSTRSCPHGCHHHLHYNSQSLKDLLRAGIIPPAIFMRKEVSSVILTSLFPNRLKNMQKIYNELFPTDGILEYKNDEEFYQKLLEIHQMSYMV from the coding sequence ATGAAATCAGCAAGAAAAAATAAAAACATTATCATAGATCAAAATGAATTTGGCATCTTGTCACTTATTAAAGAAGGTTTGCTAGGCACTTGCACTCATTTAATGAATGAAAAAGAAGTCAATGAAATCATTAAATCAGGAAAATTTAAAGGAGAAAGTTTTCCCTATCCCTTAAGCTTTGCACCAAAAAATGCTGAAGAAGCACTAAATGATATAAAATCTGGCGATAGAATCGATCTCATACTAGACGAAAAAGTAGTAGGACATATAGATTTTAAAAGCCAATTTAAAAATAATAAAAATTTTTCTGATATTTTCAGTCCTAACACTTGCTCTTTAGAAGACATGGGAACAACTTGCATAAGTGGAAAAATAGAAATTTATAATTCTCAAATTAAAAAAATAAAAGAAAATTTTCAACAAATCAAAAACAATCTTAATGCACAAAAAATTACCGCTATAGTTTCAAGTTTTGATCCTTTGCATCGTGCCCATGAAAGAATGTTTCGTTGGACTATTGATAAAGCAGATTTAGTTGTAATTTTTCTTGTAGAATCTTTTGATGCAAATGGGTTTGAATTCGAACTTAAAGAAGCATATTTGAAAAAATTTATTCAAAACTATCTTCCACCGGATAGAATTTTCATTTTTCCATTAAAAAATATTAATATTTTTCACGCTCATTTAAATCCTGGCTTAGAAAGCATTATCGCAAAAAGTCTAGGTTGTACCAAACTAGTAGTAGGACAAAATCATACAGGACTTGGAATGTTTTATGATGATAATCAACCAAAAACTATACTTGATGATTTTTCCAAGGACTATGGCATAGAAGTGATTGTTTTACCTGAATTTGTATTTTGCGATCAATGTCGCATGATTGTTAGCACAAGATCTTGCCCTCATGGTTGTCATCACCATTTGCACTATAATTCTCAGTCTTTAAAAGATTTACTAAGAGCGGGTATCATTCCTCCAGCAATTTTCATGCGCAAGGAAGTATCTAGTGTTATTTTAACTTCTCTTTTTCCAAATAGATTAAAAAATATGCAAAAAATTTATAATGAGCTTTTTCCAACTGATGGAATTTTAGAATACAAAAATGATGAAGAATTTTATCAAAAACTTTTAGAAATTCATCAAATGTCTTATATGGTGTAA
- the hisIE gene encoding bifunctional phosphoribosyl-AMP cyclohydrolase/phosphoribosyl-ATP diphosphatase HisIE, which produces MQNFKELNEKIAWQKVDHLLPVIIQDAKTCEVLMLGFMNNEALEKSLESGKVVFFSRTKQRLWMKGEESGNFLNIIDLSLDCDNDTLLILANPVGPTCHTGDVSCFEKISKNADFVFLARLEKLINARKNADENTSYTAKLFKSGTKRIAQKVGEEGVETALAATVKDKEELICEAADLMYHLSVLLADANLSFSDVISKLKERHKA; this is translated from the coding sequence ATGCAAAATTTCAAAGAACTTAATGAAAAAATCGCTTGGCAAAAAGTGGATCATCTTTTACCTGTCATCATCCAAGATGCAAAAACTTGCGAAGTTTTAATGCTAGGCTTTATGAATAATGAAGCCTTAGAAAAAAGCTTAGAAAGTGGCAAAGTAGTCTTTTTTTCACGCACAAAACAGCGTCTTTGGATGAAGGGTGAAGAAAGTGGAAATTTCTTAAATATCATAGATTTAAGCTTAGATTGTGATAATGACACGCTTTTAATTTTAGCAAATCCTGTAGGGCCTACTTGTCATACGGGCGATGTTTCTTGTTTTGAAAAAATTTCTAAAAATGCGGATTTTGTTTTTCTAGCCAGACTTGAAAAGCTTATCAATGCACGCAAAAATGCCGATGAAAATACTTCTTATACAGCAAAACTTTTCAAAAGTGGCACAAAACGCATCGCACAAAAAGTTGGTGAAGAAGGCGTAGAAACAGCTTTAGCAGCGACAGTAAAAGATAAAGAAGAGCTTATTTGTGAAGCAGCGGATTTAATGTATCATTTAAGTGTTTTACTTGCAGATGCAAATCTTAGTTTCTCAGATGTGATTTCAAAGTTGAAAGAAAGGCATAAAGCTTAA
- the dapD gene encoding tetrahydrodipicolinate N-succinyltransferase N-terminal domain-containing protein, which produces MINTKEDFLLLIKQIEQKSGYKKPKAFGIARLDRGQLNKNKILQASFALINYEQNFGSAAIMLEAFMQRGVEIDFNASEFVQTLKLEDIDFALSCFKPFLEEEGHQNIDLLKIIKDKFKDDEFAFVCLFEDKEPLSVESVYLKLYLLSTKKVSLRSINLNGAFGLLSNVAWSDDKPIELEYLRANEMRLKMSNQYPKIDFVDKFPRFLAHIIPEDNTRILESSKVRMGASLAAGTTIMPGASYVNFNAGTTGACMVEGRISSSAIVGEGSDVGGGASILGVLSGTSGNAISVGKACLLGANSVTGIPLGDNCIVDAGIAVLEGTKFLLKDAEELAKLNPYFNFDKEIYKGLELKGLNGLHFRQDSISGAMIVALNKKAVKLNEALH; this is translated from the coding sequence ATGATTAATACTAAAGAAGATTTTTTACTTTTAATCAAACAAATCGAGCAAAAAAGTGGCTATAAAAAACCTAAAGCTTTTGGTATAGCAAGGCTTGATAGAGGACAGCTAAATAAAAATAAAATCTTGCAAGCAAGTTTTGCTTTAATTAATTACGAGCAAAATTTTGGCTCAGCGGCAATCATGCTTGAAGCTTTTATGCAAAGGGGTGTGGAGATTGATTTTAATGCGAGCGAGTTTGTGCAAACTTTAAAATTAGAAGATATTGATTTTGCACTTTCTTGTTTTAAACCTTTTTTAGAAGAAGAGGGGCATCAAAATATCGATTTATTAAAGATTATCAAAGATAAATTTAAAGACGATGAATTTGCTTTTGTTTGTCTTTTTGAAGATAAAGAACCTTTAAGTGTAGAAAGTGTTTATCTAAAACTTTATTTGCTTTCTACTAAAAAAGTATCTTTAAGAAGTATCAATCTAAATGGAGCTTTTGGACTTTTAAGCAATGTAGCTTGGAGTGATGATAAGCCTATCGAGCTTGAGTATTTAAGAGCAAATGAAATGCGTTTAAAAATGAGCAATCAATATCCAAAAATTGATTTTGTTGATAAATTCCCAAGATTTTTAGCGCATATTATCCCTGAGGATAATACAAGAATTTTGGAAAGTTCTAAAGTAAGAATGGGTGCATCTTTAGCAGCAGGAACAACCATCATGCCAGGGGCAAGTTATGTGAATTTTAATGCAGGCACAACAGGAGCTTGTATGGTTGAAGGGCGTATTAGCTCGAGTGCTATAGTAGGAGAAGGTTCTGATGTGGGTGGCGGAGCTTCGATTTTAGGTGTTTTAAGTGGAACAAGTGGCAATGCTATAAGCGTAGGTAAGGCTTGTCTTTTAGGGGCTAATTCAGTGACAGGAATTCCTTTAGGGGATAATTGTATAGTTGATGCAGGTATTGCGGTGCTAGAAGGAACAAAATTTTTGCTCAAAGATGCTGAGGAACTTGCTAAACTTAATCCTTATTTTAATTTTGATAAAGAAATTTACAAAGGCTTAGAGCTTAAAGGTTTAAATGGGCTACATTTCCGTCAAGATTCTATAAGCGGTGCTATGATAGTAGCTTTAAATAAAAAAGCAGTCAAACTTAACGAAGCCTTGCATTGA
- the hisA gene encoding 1-(5-phosphoribosyl)-5-[(5-phosphoribosylamino)methylideneamino]imidazole-4-carboxamide isomerase yields the protein MTQIIPALDLIDGEVVRLVKGDYEQKKVYKYNPLKKFKEYEKAGAKELHLVDLTGAKDPSKRQLALIEKLAKEVSVNLQVGGGIRSKEEVKALLDCGVKRVVIGSMAIKDATLCLEILKEFGNEAIVLALDTILKEDYVVAVNAWQEASDKKLMEVLDFYSNKGLKHILCTDISKDGTMQGVNVRLYKLIHEIFPHICIQASGGVASLKDLENLKGICSGVIVGKALLDGVFSVEEGIRCLVN from the coding sequence ATGACTCAAATCATACCCGCACTTGATCTTATAGATGGCGAAGTGGTGCGTCTTGTAAAAGGGGATTACGAACAAAAAAAAGTATATAAATACAATCCCTTAAAGAAATTCAAAGAATACGAAAAAGCAGGAGCGAAAGAACTTCATCTTGTAGATCTTACAGGTGCAAAAGATCCTAGCAAAAGACAACTTGCTTTGATAGAAAAATTAGCTAAAGAAGTCAGTGTCAATTTACAAGTAGGTGGAGGCATACGCTCTAAAGAAGAAGTTAAAGCTTTGCTTGATTGTGGAGTAAAAAGAGTAGTTATAGGATCTATGGCGATTAAAGATGCGACTTTATGTCTTGAAATTTTAAAAGAATTTGGCAATGAAGCTATAGTTTTAGCCTTAGATACGATTTTAAAAGAAGATTATGTTGTGGCTGTAAATGCTTGGCAAGAAGCAAGCGATAAAAAGCTTATGGAAGTTTTAGATTTTTATAGCAATAAAGGCTTAAAACACATACTTTGCACAGATATTTCAAAAGATGGCACCATGCAAGGAGTAAATGTAAGACTTTACAAACTTATCCATGAAATTTTTCCTCATATTTGCATTCAGGCAAGTGGTGGAGTAGCGAGCTTAAAAGACCTTGAAAACTTAAAAGGAATTTGTAGTGGGGTTATCGTAGGAAAAGCTTTATTAGACGGAGTTTTTAGTGTAGAAGAAGGGATAAGATGTCTAGTAAATTAA
- the hisF gene encoding imidazole glycerol phosphate synthase subunit HisF, producing the protein MLTKRIIACLDVKDGRVVKGTQFKNHKDMGDIIELARYYSQNGIDELVFYDITASARKERISREWVSEVAKNINIPFCVAGGIKSEEDAAELLANGADKISINSPALNDPSLTTRLAKSFGVQCVVVGIDSFKDENGNLKVFQYTGDEKTSKHSGKSTLEWVKEVQDLGAGEIVLNMMNQDGVKNGYDLEQLEAVYKICKVPLIASGGAGKMEHFLEAFELGIDGALAASVFHQKLIDIKELKIYLKNQGLSIRI; encoded by the coding sequence ATGCTTACAAAACGCATAATTGCATGTTTAGATGTCAAAGATGGCAGAGTAGTAAAAGGAACACAATTTAAAAACCATAAAGATATGGGAGATATCATAGAACTTGCTAGGTATTATTCTCAAAATGGTATTGATGAGCTTGTTTTTTATGATATTACTGCAAGTGCTAGAAAAGAACGCATATCAAGAGAATGGGTAAGTGAAGTAGCAAAAAATATCAATATTCCTTTTTGTGTTGCAGGGGGTATTAAAAGCGAAGAAGATGCAGCTGAACTTTTGGCTAATGGGGCAGATAAAATTTCTATCAATTCTCCTGCTTTAAATGATCCAAGTTTAACCACACGCCTTGCTAAAAGTTTTGGCGTGCAATGCGTGGTAGTAGGGATTGATAGTTTCAAAGATGAAAATGGAAATTTAAAAGTATTTCAATACACAGGCGATGAAAAAACAAGCAAACATAGTGGAAAAAGCACTTTAGAATGGGTTAAAGAAGTGCAAGATCTAGGCGCAGGTGAAATTGTTTTAAATATGATGAATCAAGATGGTGTTAAAAATGGCTATGATTTAGAACAATTAGAAGCTGTATATAAAATTTGTAAAGTACCTTTGATCGCAAGCGGGGGAGCGGGAAAAATGGAGCATTTTTTAGAAGCTTTTGAACTAGGTATAGATGGGGCTTTAGCTGCTTCTGTTTTTCATCAAAAACTTATAGACATTAAAGAATTAAAAATTTATCTTAAAAATCAAGGCTTAAGTATAAGGATATAA
- the mrp gene encoding Mrp/NBP35 family ATP-binding protein, whose protein sequence is MKEQILEKLKTVKYPGFEKDIVSFNFVKDIKIQDDGVFIDIEIVSANPEVANEIRKNTIEALSSLALKNIELNIITPKIPEEKSNSRSGKNIAPQVKNFIMVSSGKGGVGKSTTTVNLAISMAKMGKRVGILDADIYGPNIPRMLGETKTQPEVVGQRLKPILTHGVYMMSMGVLIEEGQGLMWRGAMIMKAIEQLLADVIWPELDVLFLDMPPGTGDAQITSAQSIPITAGVCVSTPQTVSLDDSKRALDMFNKLHIPIAGVIENMSGFLCPDNGKEYDIFGKGTAEDMAKAYKSEVLAQIPIEMIVREGGDEGKPVSFYHPESVSSKRYLMAAEKIWSFIEKINNEGGADNSAIQPVMNGKSACSH, encoded by the coding sequence ATGAAAGAACAAATTTTAGAGAAATTAAAAACTGTAAAATATCCTGGTTTTGAAAAGGATATAGTGAGTTTTAACTTTGTAAAAGATATTAAAATTCAAGATGATGGTGTATTTATTGATATAGAAATCGTTTCAGCAAATCCTGAAGTAGCTAATGAAATTCGTAAAAATACTATTGAAGCTTTATCGAGTTTGGCTTTAAAAAATATCGAACTTAATATCATCACTCCAAAAATTCCTGAAGAAAAAAGTAATTCAAGAAGTGGAAAAAATATCGCTCCACAAGTAAAAAATTTCATCATGGTTTCAAGTGGAAAAGGTGGTGTGGGCAAATCTACAACTACAGTAAATTTAGCAATTTCCATGGCTAAAATGGGAAAAAGAGTAGGTATTTTAGACGCGGATATTTATGGGCCAAATATTCCAAGAATGCTAGGTGAAACCAAAACTCAGCCTGAAGTAGTAGGGCAGAGATTAAAGCCTATTTTAACTCATGGTGTTTATATGATGAGTATGGGGGTTTTGATCGAAGAGGGTCAAGGCCTTATGTGGCGTGGAGCTATGATTATGAAAGCAATCGAGCAACTTTTAGCTGATGTGATTTGGCCTGAACTTGATGTATTGTTTTTAGATATGCCTCCAGGAACAGGCGATGCACAAATTACTTCTGCACAAAGTATTCCTATTACTGCAGGAGTTTGTGTAAGCACACCTCAAACCGTATCTTTAGACGATAGCAAAAGAGCTTTAGATATGTTTAATAAGCTTCACATTCCTATAGCGGGTGTGATTGAAAATATGAGTGGATTTTTATGTCCTGATAATGGTAAAGAGTATGATATTTTTGGCAAAGGAACGGCTGAGGATATGGCAAAAGCTTATAAAAGTGAAGTTTTAGCGCAAATTCCTATAGAAATGATAGTAAGAGAAGGTGGAGATGAAGGCAAGCCTGTGAGTTTTTATCACCCTGAAAGTGTGAGTTCAAAGCGTTATTTAATGGCGGCTGAAAAAATTTGGAGCTTTATAGAAAAGATTAACAATGAAGGTGGTGCGGATAATTCTGCTATACAACCTGTGATGAATGGAAAAAGTGCGTGTTCGCATTAA
- a CDS encoding response regulator encodes MKVLIIENEIYLAQSISIKLSDAGYSCEIINSFDEYNGEKYYDIVLLSTNTNNFLKAVGQFKHSIIILLISYISTDTVSNPLKLGASDYIQKPFMIEELIRKIKHYQDFRKLSILNKAYQSYIKSRLETIKIPEYNYKKLKLPLILKSNKQSSTDAFVFNYANECDITLSFIDLTSTNSVEKVMKLPTENNLLFLSNFQALKAAEKEKLLDFIQNKNVILHTNSNTDDLKINCINLNDNEKNIDSNEILTIDEYVKYVIINYQNIFPDTDLSKKLGISRKSLWEKRKKYEISKKK; translated from the coding sequence ATGAAAGTTTTAATTATTGAAAATGAAATTTATCTAGCGCAAAGCATTAGCATTAAACTAAGTGATGCTGGATATAGCTGTGAAATTATTAACTCGTTTGATGAATACAATGGTGAAAAATACTATGATATTGTACTGCTTTCTACAAATACTAATAATTTTCTAAAAGCCGTAGGTCAGTTTAAACATAGTATTATTATTTTGCTTATTTCTTATATAAGTACAGATACAGTTTCAAATCCTTTGAAATTAGGTGCTAGTGATTATATTCAAAAACCCTTTATGATAGAAGAGCTGATTAGAAAAATAAAGCATTATCAGGATTTTAGAAAACTTTCAATCCTTAATAAAGCTTATCAAAGCTATATCAAATCAAGATTAGAAACAATCAAAATTCCAGAGTATAATTATAAAAAATTAAAACTTCCATTGATATTAAAATCCAACAAGCAAAGCAGTACTGATGCTTTTGTTTTTAATTATGCAAATGAATGTGACATTACTCTTTCTTTTATTGATTTAACATCTACAAATTCAGTTGAAAAAGTTATGAAACTTCCCACAGAAAATAATCTTTTATTTTTAAGTAATTTTCAAGCATTAAAAGCAGCAGAAAAGGAAAAACTCCTAGATTTTATACAAAACAAAAATGTTATTTTGCATACCAATTCAAATACAGATGATTTAAAAATAAACTGCATTAATTTAAATGATAATGAAAAAAATATCGATAGCAATGAAATTTTAACCATAGATGAGTATGTAAAATATGTTATTATAAATTACCAAAATATATTTCCTGATACTGATCTTTCAAAAAAATTAGGCATTTCGCGTAAATCTTTATGGGAAAAAAGGAAGAAATATGAAATCAGCAAGAAAAAATAA
- a CDS encoding COG2958 family protein, which produces MSSKLSYKELALEILKQSDKPLNANEIWQKALEKGLDKKLSSIGQTPIATLGARIYVDIKELQHNSLFIKASQKPRTFWLKERENELLKLDDKNEITNEKQEKNKFHERDLHPLLVKFLYENLDFNLNCKTIYHEQSKKGKGGEDKWNYPDIVGVYFPYDDYEKETITLLENIKQNSYKLFSFELKIALNFSNLKECYFQAVSNSSWANEGYLVVLQEIDSEVLSELRRLNQSFGIGVIKLEKDISNSQILISAKEKELDIQTLNMLINKNPNFKEFIDDINKQIKVGKEAKIQANFDEIKSDEEMEKYLKEKCILEK; this is translated from the coding sequence ATGTCTAGTAAATTAAGCTACAAAGAACTTGCTTTAGAAATTTTAAAACAAAGCGATAAGCCTTTAAATGCTAATGAAATTTGGCAAAAAGCTCTTGAAAAAGGCTTAGATAAAAAGCTTTCTAGTATAGGGCAAACTCCAATTGCTACTTTAGGAGCTAGGATATATGTGGATATAAAAGAATTACAACACAATTCTTTATTTATTAAAGCTTCCCAAAAACCCAGAACTTTTTGGTTAAAAGAAAGAGAAAATGAACTTTTAAAGCTTGATGATAAAAATGAAATTACCAATGAAAAACAAGAAAAAAATAAATTTCATGAAAGAGATTTACACCCCTTGCTTGTAAAATTTTTATATGAAAATTTAGATTTTAATTTAAATTGCAAAACAATTTACCACGAACAAAGCAAAAAGGGTAAGGGCGGGGAAGATAAGTGGAATTATCCTGATATTGTAGGGGTTTATTTTCCTTACGATGATTATGAAAAAGAAACCATAACACTTTTAGAAAATATCAAACAAAATAGCTATAAACTTTTTTCTTTTGAACTTAAAATTGCTTTAAATTTTTCAAATTTAAAAGAATGCTATTTTCAAGCTGTAAGCAATTCTAGCTGGGCAAATGAGGGCTATTTGGTTGTTTTACAAGAAATTGATAGCGAAGTTTTAAGTGAGTTAAGACGCTTAAATCAAAGTTTTGGCATAGGAGTGATAAAACTTGAAAAAGATATTTCAAATTCTCAAATTTTAATTAGTGCAAAAGAAAAAGAACTTGATATTCAAACACTAAATATGCTGATTAATAAAAATCCAAATTTTAAAGAATTTATTGATGATATAAATAAACAAATTAAAGTGGGCAAAGAAGCAAAAATTCAAGCTAATTTTGATGAAATTAAAAGCGATGAAGAAATGGAAAAATATCTTAAAGAAAAATGTATTTTGGAGAAATAA
- the hisH gene encoding imidazole glycerol phosphate synthase subunit HisH yields the protein MKIIIIDTACANLASLKFCLDRLGFNATISRDLKELESADKLFLPGVGTAKEAMKNLEQFNLIDFIQNTKKPLLGICLGMQILGNFSEELNQETLKLIDFTTQKFKAKEGFTFPHMGWNQVHSSHALFKGLEGAYFYFVHSYCVGLGEYTIADCEYSQKFSASVMKDNFYGVQFHPERSSEAGEILISNFIKDIG from the coding sequence ATGAAAATCATCATCATCGATACAGCCTGTGCGAATTTGGCATCTTTGAAATTTTGTTTAGATAGATTAGGTTTTAATGCAACTATCAGTAGGGATTTAAAAGAACTTGAAAGTGCGGATAAGCTTTTTTTACCTGGAGTGGGTACCGCAAAAGAAGCAATGAAAAATTTAGAACAATTTAATCTTATTGATTTTATTCAAAATACCAAAAAACCTTTGCTTGGTATTTGTTTAGGTATGCAAATTTTAGGAAATTTTTCTGAAGAATTAAATCAAGAAACCTTAAAACTCATAGATTTTACAACTCAAAAATTTAAAGCTAAAGAAGGCTTTACTTTTCCACATATGGGATGGAATCAAGTTCATAGCTCTCATGCTTTGTTTAAAGGCTTAGAAGGGGCTTATTTTTATTTTGTGCATAGTTATTGTGTAGGACTTGGGGAATACACTATAGCAGATTGTGAGTATTCGCAAAAATTTAGCGCAAGCGTAATGAAAGATAATTTTTACGGGGTGCAATTTCACCCTGAAAGAAGCAGTGAAGCGGGGGAAATTTTAATTTCAAATTTTATTAAGGATATAGGATGA
- the ispDF gene encoding bifunctional 2-C-methyl-D-erythritol 4-phosphate cytidylyltransferase/2-C-methyl-D-erythritol 2,4-cyclodiphosphate synthase: MSEMSLIMLAAGNSTRFNTKVKKQFLRLGNDPLWLYATKNLSSFYPFKKIVVTSSNITYMKKFTKNYEFIEGGDTRAESLKKALELIDSEFVMVSDVARVLVSKNLFDRLIENLDKADCITPALKVADTTLFDNEALQREKIKLIQTPQISKTKLLKKALDQNLEFTDDSTAIAAMGGKIWFVEGEENASKLTFKEDLKKLDLPKPSFEIFTGNGFDVHEFGENRPLLLAGVQIHPTMGLKAHSDGDVLAHSLTDAILGAAGLGDIGELYPDTDMKFKNANSMELLKQAYDKVREIGFELINIDICVMAQSPKLKDFKQAMQSNIAHTLDLDEFRINVKATTTEKLGFIGRKEGMAVLSSVNLKYFDWTRL, encoded by the coding sequence ATGAGTGAAATGAGCCTCATTATGTTAGCAGCTGGAAATTCTACTCGTTTTAACACAAAGGTAAAAAAACAATTTTTACGACTTGGAAATGACCCTCTTTGGCTTTATGCAACAAAAAATTTAAGCTCTTTTTATCCTTTTAAAAAAATAGTTGTTACCTCTAGTAATATCACTTATATGAAAAAATTTACTAAAAACTATGAATTCATAGAAGGTGGTGATACCAGAGCAGAATCCTTAAAAAAAGCCTTAGAGCTCATAGATAGCGAATTTGTTATGGTAAGTGATGTAGCAAGGGTATTGGTGAGTAAAAATTTGTTTGATCGTTTGATTGAAAATTTAGATAAAGCAGATTGTATTACCCCTGCTTTAAAAGTTGCAGATACAACACTTTTTGACAATGAAGCCTTGCAAAGAGAAAAAATCAAACTCATTCAAACCCCGCAAATTTCTAAAACCAAATTGCTTAAAAAAGCCTTGGATCAAAACCTAGAATTTACAGATGATAGCACAGCTATAGCTGCAATGGGTGGAAAAATTTGGTTTGTTGAAGGTGAAGAAAATGCAAGCAAACTAACCTTTAAAGAAGATCTTAAAAAGCTTGATTTACCTAAACCTAGCTTTGAAATTTTTACTGGCAATGGTTTTGATGTGCATGAATTTGGAGAGAATCGCCCTTTGCTTTTAGCAGGAGTGCAAATTCATCCTACTATGGGGCTTAAAGCACATAGCGATGGAGATGTTTTAGCTCACTCTTTAACCGATGCGATTTTAGGTGCTGCAGGACTTGGAGATATAGGAGAGCTTTATCCTGATACTGATATGAAATTTAAAAATGCCAACTCCATGGAGCTTTTAAAACAGGCTTATGATAAAGTCAGAGAAATAGGTTTTGAACTCATCAATATAGACATTTGCGTCATGGCACAAAGCCCTAAACTTAAAGACTTTAAACAAGCTATGCAAAGCAATATAGCTCATACCTTAGATTTAGATGAATTTAGAATCAATGTTAAAGCCACAACAACGGAAAAATTGGGTTTTATTGGAAGAAAAGAAGGTATGGCGGTGCTTAGTAGTGTAAATTTAAAATATTTTGATTGGACAAGATTATGA